Proteins found in one Zea mays cultivar B73 chromosome 1, Zm-B73-REFERENCE-NAM-5.0, whole genome shotgun sequence genomic segment:
- the LOC103642794 gene encoding ubiquitin carboxyl-terminal hydrolase 2: MRKTPPMGEEAEGSPRKKAPRLDDAARTTAPVASAPSPTRKTPPEGEETEGNPRNKSPRPDDAARTTVPVASAPSPTRKTPPNGEEAEGSPRKKSPRLDDAARTTVPVASAPSPTRKTPPNGEETGGSPRKKSPRPAEALPVAMVPVEAAVGASDEKLCKCNHAITDSDIWELVHSLTTKDAWICCACRRKDEKRDLLICVGCYSHLCCGVGSIAYPFGHSRSHALKKKHWFAVLYSDPERGYCFKCNAEVPMLRKCGEDGNEGGLELIRDIVSQLPDQPSVDFPSPGNTPPKGKETERLDDAARTTVPVASAPRPTVQTPPKGEEAGFRNKAPRLDDAALITVPVASAPTLTGKTPPKGEEAQGSPRNKASRLDDAALATPRPTGTAPPKGEEAEGSPRNKSPLLQDKRPSEALPVAKVESTDEKRCKCNHVIDVLDIHGLVGSLTTKDAWICCDCRSEDEKLIFKARPEKSDLLICVRCYRHLCCGVGSIAYPFGHSRAHALKKEHWFAVLYSDPERRYCFKCNAEVPMPVKSGEDGNEVDIEVIRDIVRQLPSHPSSVVISPVISQTEPEVINPGEEEVAESAPSGFVVAVDPADRWPCYESKSSDAQGYAIKGIPNLGNTCYLSAVLQCLFVLGKLRERMLTLDGPKSLITEVLEELFLEASAAGGVLNPIKLLNCLNLRDPSGFQIGTMEDSHDLLTALRAIWNESDKNNNKQSDAPTMMDSIFRFEMARTLSCKKCGHSSAAVRYPFEDLLLGFPSKGHPTKSAALPQTSESPGWAGSRKRVIARQLFPEDVQGSVDSEVFDVETLEVDFTEVQRISQSKDAVQSPLQIQDGKPVDSETADSIFIEDLILQFCDDHQMQWRCPNCAKDHEEPSASESKNGEQMVGSGKEDTTVVGDQIEQSDRKARHSKESECHGGNLSAAKQTELLGTNQTADDSKQLMMHPENVKESEQKDDGGDNIMIHRFATLPPVLTLQLKRTSHHIVGSKISDHVRFMEYLDVERFMDPSCADKGSTLFRLAAVVVHIGMGSLKSGHYIAYVRARKLGCQQEEASWFCADDSQIRRVTIEQVLNSQAYILFYERMEDQDVSGMTRQN, translated from the exons ATGAGGAAGACGCCCCCGATGGGGGAGGAGGCGGAGGGAAGCCCGCGGAAAAAAGCTCCCCGCCTGGACGACGCTGCTCGGACTACGGCTCCTGTGGCGTCGGCACCGAGTCCGACGCGGAAGACGCCGCCGGAGGGGGAGGAGACGGAGGGAAACCCGCGGAACAAATCTCCCCGCCCGGACGACGCTGCTCGGACTACGGTTCCTGTGGCGTCGGCACCGAGTCCGACGCGGAAGACGCCGCCGAATGGGGAGGAAGCGGAGGGAAGCCCGCGGAAGAAATCTCCCCGCCTGGACGACGCTGCTCGGACTACGGTTCCTGTGGCGTCGGCACCGAGTCCGACGCGGAAGACGCCGCCGAATGGGGAGGAGACGGGGGGAAGCCCGCGGAAGAAATCTCCGCGGCCCGCGGAGGCTCTGCCTGTGGCTATGGTTCCTGTGGAAGCGGCAGTGGGGGCCAGCGATGAGAAGCTGTGCAAGTGCAACCACGCCATCACTGACAGTGATATCTGGGAACTGGTTCATTCGCTAACGACCAAGGATGCGTGGATTTGCTGTGCTTGTCGGCGCAAAGACGAGAAGAGGGACCTCTTGATCTGCGTGGGATGCTACAGCCATCTCTGCTGTGGGGTTGGGTCAATTGCTTACCCGTTTGGGCACTCTCGATCACACGCCCTGAAGAAGAAGCACTGGTTTGCTGTTCTGTACAGTGATCCAGAAAGAGGATACTGCTTCAAGTGTAACGCTGAGGTGCCAATGCTGCGCAAATGTGGAGAAGACGGCAACGAGGGTGGTCTTGAACTGATCCGCGATATTGTCAGTCAGTTGCCGGATCAACCATCTGTTG ATTTTCCTTCGCCCGGGAACACGCCACCGAAGGGGAAGGAGACGGAGCGGCTGGACGACGCGGCTCGGACTACGGTTCCTGTGGCGTCGGCACCGAGACCAACGGTGCAGACGCCGCCGAAGGGGGAGGAGGCGGGCTTCCGGAACAAAGCTCCGCGGCTGGACGACGCGGCTCTGATTACCGTTCCTGTGGCGTCGGCACCGACACTGACGGGGAAGACGCCGCCGAAGGGGGAGGAGGCACAGGGAAGCCCGCGGAACAAAGCTTCGCGGCTGGACGACGCGGCTCTGGCTACACCGAGACCGACGGGGACGGCGCCGCcgaagggggaggaggcggaggGAAGCCCGCGGAACAAATCTCCGCTGCTGCAGGACAAACGGCCCTCGGAGGCTCTGCCTGTGGCTAAGGTTGAGTCCACCGATGAGAAGCGGTGCAAGTGCAATCACGTCATCGATGTTCTTGATATCCATGGATTGGTTGGATCGCTAACGACCAAGGACGCATGGATTTGCTGTGATTGTCGGAGCGAAGACGAGAAGTTGATCTTCAAAGCCAGGCCCGAGAAGAGCGACCTCTTGATCTGCGTGAGATGCTACCGCCATCTCTGCTGCGGGGTTGGGTCAATTGCTTACCCATTTGGGCACTCTCGAGCACACGCCCTGAAGAAGGAGCACTGGTTTGCTGTTCTGTACAGTGATCCAGAAAGACGATACTGCTTCAAGTGTAACGCTGAGGTGCCAATGCCGGTCAAATCTGGAGAAGACGGCAACGAGGTTGATATTGAAGTGATCCGCGATATTGTCCGTCAGTTGCCGTCTCACCCGTCATCTGTTG TCATAAGTCCAGTCATAAGTCAAACCGAGCCGGAGGTCATCAATCCAGGAGAGGAGGAAGTAGCAGAAAGCGCCCCATCTGGGTTTGTTGTGGCTGTGGATCCTGCAGATAGATGGCCTTGCTATGAGTCCAAATCATCTGATGCGCAAGGCTATGCTATCAAAGGGATACCAAATCTCGGAAACACATGCTACCTGAGTGCAGTATTGCAGTGCCTGTTTGTGCTTGGTAAGCTGCGAGAAAGGATGTTAACACTGGATGGTCCAAAAAGTCTCATTACCGAGGTACTCGAGGAGCTTTTTTTGGAGGCAAGTGCTGCAGGAGGCGTCCTTAATCCGATTAAACTTTTGAATTGTTTAAATCTGCGTGATCCTTCGGGATTTCAAATTGGAACTATGGAAGACAGCCACGACTTGCTTACGGCCTTGCGCGCTATTTGGAATGAAAGCGACAAGAATAATAACAAGCAAAGTGATGCACCTACAATGATGGATTCGATTTTTAGGTTTGAGATGGCTCGGACACTGTCCTGCAAAAAATGTGGTCATTCGTCTGCTGCTGTTCGCTATCCTTTCGAGGACCTGTTATTGGGTTTCCCATCAAAGGGGCATCCAACCAAAAGTGCTGCATTACCACAAACAAGTGAGAGTCCCGGATGGGCCGGATCTCGAAAGAGAGTGATTGCTCGTCAATTATTTCCAGAAGACGTGCAGGGAAGCGTGGATTCAGAGGTGTTTGATGTGGAAACCTTGGAAGTTG ATTTTACTGAAGTGCAGCGTATCAGTCAAAGCAAGGATGCTGTACAGAGTCCTTTGCAGATTCAGGATGGGAAGCCTGTTGATTCAGAGACAGCAGATTCAATATTTATTGAAGACTTGATATTGCAGTTTTGTGATGATCATCAGATGCAATGGCGCTGTCCAAATTGTGCCAAGGATCATGAGGAGCCAAGTGCCAGTGAAAGTAAAAATGGTGAGCAGATGGTGGGAAGCGGCAAAGAAGACACAACAGTTGTTGGGGACCAGATTGAACAATCAGACAGGAAAGCAAGGCACAGTAAAGAATCTGAATGTCACGGAGGTAATCTTTCAGCTGCAAAACAGACTGAGCTGTTGGGAACCAACCAAACTGCAGATGACAGCAAACAACTTATGATGCATCCGGAGAACGTGAAGGAATCAGAGCAGaaagatgatggtggagataatATTATGATTCATCGTTTTGCCACGCTTCCACCTGTATTAACTCTTCAGCTTAAGAGAACCAGCCACCACATAGTTGGGAGCAAAATAAGTGACCATGTGAGATTTATGGAGTACCTTGATGTAGAGCGATTCATGGACCCCAG